The sequence GCCCCCATCGCGTGCGCGATCTTGACGCCGACGTGACCGAGACCGCCGAGACCGATGATCGCGACCTTCTTGCCTGGGCCGGCCTGCCAGTGACGCAACGGCGAGTACAGGGTGATCCCGGCGCACAGCAAGGGAGCTGCGACGTCGAGGTCGATGCCCTCGGGGATGCCGCACACATAGTTCTCGTCGACGACGATCCCGGTGCTGTAGCCGCCATGGGTGGGCTCCCCGTCGCGGCCGACCGCGTTGTAGGTACCGGTCATCCCACGTTCGCAGTACTGCTCTTCGCCACGCCGACACGGCTCGCATTCGCGGCAGGAATCGACGAAGCAACCGACACCGACGCGGTCACCCACGTGGTGGCGGGTGACGTCGGACCCGACGGCCGACACGGTTCCCGCGATCTCGTGGCCGGGGACCACCGGGAACGCGGTACGCCCCCACTCACCGCGAGCGGTGTGGATGTCGGAGTGGCAGATGCCCGCGTAGGCGATGTCGATCGCGACGTCGTTCGGGCCGAGGTCACGGCGTTCGATCGTGGACGGGCTGAGCGGCTGGTCGGCGGCTGTCGCGATGTAGGCGTTGACTGTGGTGGGCATGGGTGCTCCCTCGCTTCGACGTCGGATTCGCGGGTCGGACTCAGACTCATGATCCGGTGACTCCGCTGCGGATCTCTCCGCACCCTCTCCAGTGTTGCGGAGAAGCGAGCACGCGTGGGATGCGGCGCGAATAGATCACAACCAGGAATATTCGCGCGCTTCCGGGGATCGCGCTGATCAGGCTCGGCTAACTTGCGAGTTCGGTAAGCCGAAATTAGGGTTGGCCCATGTCAGCGACGCATCGGATCTCCCTTGCGATGGTCGTCGTGCTCTCCATCGCGTGCTCGGCCTGCGAGACCCGCGACCTCCCGGACCGGCCTCGGGTGCTCGCCACGTTCACCGTGCTCGCCGACATCGCCCGAAACGTCGCAGGCGATCATGCCGATGTCAGTTCCCTGACGAAGTTCGGTGCGGAGATCCACGGGTACGAACCCACGCCCGGCGACCTGCACAAAGCCGCCGACGCCTCGCTGGTGGTGGTCAACGGGCTGCACCTCGACGACTGGTTCGAGCGCTTCCTCTCCGACATCGACGTGCCCCGGATCGTCGCCTCCGACGGCATCGAGCCGATGCCGATCACCGAGGACCCCGGTACGTCTCATGCGACCGGCAAACCCAATCCGCACGCCTGGATGTCGCCGGTCGAGGCGAAGACGTACGCCGACAACATCGCCCGCGGTCTGGCCCGCGTCGACCCCGACCACGCCGTCGACTACCGCGAGAACGCCGACCGCTACGGCGCTCGCCTCGACGTCGAGCGGGCGCGGCTCCTCACCGCGGTAGCGGCCTTGCCCGACAACGAACGGGCGCTGGTGAGCTGCGAGGGAGCGTTCAGCTATCTCGCTCGTGACACCGGGCTCACCGAGCATTACATCTGGCCGGTGAACTCGGAGCAGGAGGCGACCCCCCAGCAGATGCGGCGGACCGTGGAGTTCGTCCGCGATCGCCATGTGCCCGCAGTGTTCTGCGAGTCGACGGTGAACGACGCCCCGATGCGGCAAGTACAGCGGGCCACCGATGCACGGTTCGGCGGAACGCTCTACGTCGACTCGTTGTCGGAGCCGAACGGCCCGGTCCCCACCTATCTGCGGTTGCTCCGGCACGACCTGTCCACCGTCATCGGCGGTCTCACCGGAATGGACGGTGACCGTGTTGCTCCCTGAACACCTTTCGCCGCAAGATGATTCGCGGACTCCCGCCGTCGAGCTCACCGACCTCACGGTCCGGTACGGGAGCGTCCTCGCCCTCGACAAGGTG is a genomic window of Gordonia sp. SID5947 containing:
- a CDS encoding metal ABC transporter substrate-binding protein, with amino-acid sequence MVVVLSIACSACETRDLPDRPRVLATFTVLADIARNVAGDHADVSSLTKFGAEIHGYEPTPGDLHKAADASLVVVNGLHLDDWFERFLSDIDVPRIVASDGIEPMPITEDPGTSHATGKPNPHAWMSPVEAKTYADNIARGLARVDPDHAVDYRENADRYGARLDVERARLLTAVAALPDNERALVSCEGAFSYLARDTGLTEHYIWPVNSEQEATPQQMRRTVEFVRDRHVPAVFCESTVNDAPMRQVQRATDARFGGTLYVDSLSEPNGPVPTYLRLLRHDLSTVIGGLTGMDGDRVAP